One stretch of Aminivibrio pyruvatiphilus DNA includes these proteins:
- a CDS encoding DMT family transporter — protein MTATARARLKAFIAVVAWGGSLPSIKAAVAEVSFTTLIWLRFGTGVAALLLFLLLRGRMRLLPLREAAVFAGLGFLGVFFHNALQAFALKTVSAGMSGLIVAANPIAIALLGALILGERLDGRKKGGILLAAFGVLVILSKGDPGVFLRRGYSPGELLMVVSVFSWGLFSVFSRKALRKTSPELGMAYALSFGWLFATLPFLFSGGASEVPSISAGAWANILFLGVCCSALAYLFWYDALRELPASEAGVFLYINPVVAVLLSAAFLGETVTLSMIAGGVLVFTGVWFVNTKKKPSPSGEK, from the coding sequence ATGACAGCCACCGCCAGGGCACGCCTCAAGGCATTCATCGCGGTGGTGGCGTGGGGCGGTTCTCTGCCTTCCATAAAGGCCGCGGTCGCCGAGGTTTCCTTTACCACCCTGATCTGGCTCCGCTTCGGAACAGGGGTGGCGGCCCTGCTCCTGTTCCTTCTTCTCAGGGGAAGGATGCGGCTTCTTCCCCTGAGGGAAGCGGCTGTTTTCGCCGGCCTGGGATTTCTCGGGGTCTTTTTCCACAACGCTCTCCAGGCCTTTGCCCTGAAGACTGTCTCGGCGGGCATGTCGGGTCTCATCGTGGCGGCAAACCCCATCGCCATCGCCCTCCTGGGAGCCCTTATTCTCGGCGAAAGGCTCGACGGGAGAAAGAAAGGCGGGATCCTCCTCGCGGCCTTCGGGGTCCTGGTCATTCTCTCCAAAGGCGATCCCGGCGTGTTCCTGAGGAGAGGCTACAGCCCCGGGGAGCTGCTCATGGTGGTCAGCGTCTTTTCATGGGGCCTTTTTTCCGTCTTTTCCCGGAAGGCTCTCAGGAAAACCTCCCCGGAACTCGGGATGGCCTACGCCCTTTCTTTCGGATGGCTTTTCGCCACCCTTCCCTTTCTCTTTTCGGGGGGGGCTTCGGAGGTCCCGTCCATTTCCGCCGGAGCCTGGGCCAATATCCTGTTCCTCGGTGTATGCTGCTCCGCCCTGGCCTACCTTTTCTGGTACGATGCCCTCCGGGAGCTTCCCGCCTCCGAGGCCGGGGTTTTTCTCTACATTAACCCAGTGGTGGCCGTGCTCCTCTCGGCGGCCTTTCTCGGAGAGACCGTTACCCTTTCCATGATCGCGGGAGGTGTCCTGGTGTTCACGGGAGTCTGGTTCGTCAACACGAAAAAAAAACCGTCCCCTTCCGGGGAAAAATGA
- the mnmE gene encoding tRNA uridine-5-carboxymethylaminomethyl(34) synthesis GTPase MnmE — translation MDSTSPHSGTQDTIAAIATAWGEAGIAIVRLSGAEARRLADRQLSLAVPLSGTPSRYLRNGYLLDEKGDAIDQVLAVWFAPPKSYTGEEVVEIHTHGGTLVAQKCLELLLCRGARLAEPGEFTKRAFLSGRIDLTQAEAVLGIIRSRSDEALRAAARTLKGELASFARDIYDELLALSGKMEVSLDFPEEDLPYGSDEDTSHSLQAIRQSLEDLLDRCATGFLLREGIRVAIVGRPNVGKSSLLNALLRESRAIVTAIPGTTRDLIEEVLTYRGIPLRLVDTAGMGIPSDEVEAIGISLAEEAFKNADVRIWVADGSAPPAPFDFDMADRLRDLVHVVAVNKSDLPPGRDETGRTTEEAISELLPESPMLSISAKKGTGLDSLKDAVVSSIAGGGALDSGLNASARQVNEIRAAIGFLRDASAALESGLGQDIAGSCISEARSAMERLLGISGDDTLLDYIFSQFCVGK, via the coding sequence ATGGATTCCACGAGTCCGCACAGCGGCACACAGGATACCATAGCGGCTATTGCCACAGCGTGGGGAGAAGCAGGCATAGCCATTGTCCGCCTTTCCGGAGCGGAAGCGAGGAGACTTGCCGACAGGCAGCTTTCTCTTGCCGTTCCCCTTTCAGGGACTCCCTCCAGATACCTCCGGAACGGTTATCTTCTTGACGAAAAGGGAGACGCCATCGACCAGGTGCTCGCTGTATGGTTCGCTCCCCCGAAAAGCTATACCGGGGAGGAAGTGGTGGAAATCCACACCCACGGCGGCACCCTGGTGGCACAAAAATGCCTGGAGCTCCTTCTCTGCCGGGGAGCCCGGCTCGCGGAACCGGGAGAGTTCACGAAGCGGGCGTTCCTGTCCGGCAGGATCGACCTGACCCAGGCGGAGGCTGTCCTGGGGATCATCCGTTCCCGGAGCGACGAGGCCCTCCGGGCTGCCGCCAGGACACTGAAGGGAGAGCTCGCTTCCTTCGCCAGAGACATCTATGACGAGCTTCTGGCTCTCTCGGGAAAAATGGAAGTTTCTCTCGACTTTCCGGAGGAAGACCTTCCCTACGGAAGCGACGAGGATACGAGCCATTCCCTCCAGGCAATCCGCCAGAGCCTGGAGGACCTGCTGGACCGGTGCGCCACGGGGTTCCTTCTCCGTGAAGGGATCAGGGTGGCCATCGTGGGCAGGCCGAACGTGGGGAAATCTTCTCTTCTCAATGCCCTCCTCAGGGAGTCGCGGGCAATCGTCACTGCGATTCCGGGCACGACCAGGGACCTCATCGAGGAAGTGCTCACTTATAGGGGAATACCTCTCCGCCTTGTGGATACGGCAGGGATGGGGATACCCTCCGACGAAGTGGAAGCCATAGGGATCTCGCTGGCAGAGGAAGCCTTCAAAAATGCTGACGTGCGCATCTGGGTGGCCGACGGAAGCGCTCCGCCCGCCCCCTTCGACTTCGACATGGCGGACCGGCTTCGGGATCTCGTACACGTGGTGGCGGTGAACAAATCGGACCTTCCTCCAGGAAGAGACGAAACGGGAAGGACCACCGAAGAAGCCATCTCCGAACTTCTGCCCGAAAGTCCCATGCTTTCCATTTCAGCAAAGAAAGGCACCGGGCTGGACAGCCTGAAGGATGCCGTGGTCTCCTCCATCGCGGGCGGCGGGGCGCTGGATTCAGGGCTGAATGCGTCCGCCAGGCAGGTGAACGAGATCCGTGCCGCCATCGGATTTCTCAGGGATGCCTCGGCAGCCCTGGAATCAGGGCTTGGCCAGGATATCGCAGGATCCTGCATCTCCGAGGCCCGGTCCGCCATGGAGCGCCTTCTCGGCATTTCCGGAGACGACACCCTGCTCGACTACATTTTCAGCCAGTTCTGCGTCGGAAAATAA
- a CDS encoding PLP-dependent aminotransferase family protein, with the protein MSGIWQDNFSSVAKNNRPSPIREMLAVIKQPGMISFAGGMPAPEVFPVDQFYEGAHILKDQGKELLQYGTTEGYPPLKDFLAAWTAPRLGRKAGPEEMLITTGSQQALDLFAWSMIDKGDYVITEDPSYLAALTVFFNHGGSFLGVPTDRNGMQVDLLPGIIEKARSEGKKIKFIYTIVNFHNPGGSTMSVERRKKLVEISKQYNIPIFEDDPYGYVRYEGDHLPSIFSFHDQGGVIYAGSFSKILSPGTRVGWVTGPKEIIRNLTVFKQGTDLCSSTITQALVAEYCVNGHLDRHLPVIIDNYRVKRDAMEKSFEKHLTPLGVTWVKPEGGFFYWLKFPTVNTNDLFKKAIDKKVAFVPGDPFCPTAGAGIHNARLCYTFPSPEIIEEGVKRLAEAVTELAIPAVH; encoded by the coding sequence ATGAGCGGGATTTGGCAGGACAACTTCAGCTCCGTAGCGAAGAACAACCGGCCGTCACCAATCCGGGAGATGCTGGCAGTGATCAAGCAGCCCGGCATGATCTCCTTCGCGGGAGGCATGCCTGCCCCGGAAGTGTTTCCGGTAGACCAGTTCTACGAGGGAGCACACATCCTCAAAGACCAGGGCAAAGAACTTCTCCAGTACGGCACTACGGAGGGCTACCCTCCTCTCAAGGATTTTCTTGCAGCCTGGACCGCACCCCGTCTGGGGAGGAAGGCCGGACCGGAAGAAATGCTCATCACCACCGGTTCCCAGCAGGCCCTCGACCTTTTCGCATGGTCCATGATCGACAAGGGGGATTATGTCATTACCGAGGATCCTTCCTACCTTGCAGCCCTCACTGTTTTCTTCAACCACGGCGGCAGCTTTCTCGGCGTCCCCACGGACCGGAACGGCATGCAGGTGGACCTTCTCCCCGGCATCATCGAGAAGGCAAGGTCCGAGGGAAAGAAGATCAAGTTCATCTACACCATCGTCAACTTCCACAATCCCGGAGGATCTACCATGTCCGTGGAACGTCGGAAAAAGCTGGTGGAGATCTCCAAACAATACAACATCCCCATTTTCGAAGACGACCCCTACGGCTATGTCCGGTACGAGGGTGACCATCTGCCGTCCATCTTCTCATTCCACGACCAGGGGGGCGTAATCTACGCCGGTTCCTTCTCGAAGATCCTCTCCCCCGGAACCCGCGTGGGGTGGGTTACGGGACCGAAGGAGATCATCAGGAATCTCACCGTGTTCAAGCAGGGGACGGACCTCTGCTCCAGCACCATCACCCAGGCCCTGGTGGCGGAGTACTGCGTGAACGGCCACCTCGACCGTCACCTCCCCGTGATCATCGACAACTACAGGGTGAAGCGTGACGCCATGGAGAAGAGCTTCGAAAAACACCTCACTCCTCTCGGCGTGACGTGGGTCAAGCCGGAAGGGGGCTTTTTCTACTGGCTGAAGTTCCCCACCGTGAACACCAACGACCTTTTCAAAAAGGCCATCGACAAGAAAGTGGCCTTCGTTCCCGGCGATCCCTTCTGCCCCACTGCCGGGGCGGGCATCCACAATGCCCGGCTGTGCTACACTTTCCCTTCCCCGGAAATCATCGAGGAGGGCGTGAAACGCCTCGCCGAGGCAGTCACCGAACTGGCTATCCCCGCAGTGCACTGA
- a CDS encoding leucyl aminopeptidase, whose translation MKITASPLSGANVQGSGAIALYVFSGEPLPAGILSPGDVPAAAALLDDSSFRAKKGKIAKALLPGSAFSPLYLVGLGERKVFGEDSLRSSTAELVRRAKGDGVFRIFAHLPVSPDRNASCAVAEGAELGSYSFEKYKTRKDEDRLPEPGEFVLYGGDGEGLSLGKMLACAQNMARDLANEPGNRSNPLTLAEYALAEAADFGLEAEVWDEKKILEERMEGLYSVGMGSSTPPRLVRLSWKPDGIPLRKVVFVGKGITFDSGGLNLKPGDFIRSMKSDKSGACNVFALLRAAAKMKLPVEVHGIVALAENMPGGKAFRPDDILRMRNGKTVEIDNTDAEGRLVLADALSYASELGPDVIIDMATLTGACAVALGTSIAGLFTPDDTLAASLLEAGKARGERLWRLPDDDERIAESMKSPVADLVNSGSRYGGAIFAARFLREFVGEGISWAHLDIAGVDFNKDEYSVYGKGATGFAVRTCLQFLLSVR comes from the coding sequence ATGAAGATAACGGCATCCCCTCTTTCCGGCGCAAACGTACAGGGGAGCGGGGCAATTGCTCTGTATGTTTTTTCGGGAGAACCTCTCCCGGCAGGGATCCTTTCACCCGGGGACGTCCCGGCAGCGGCTGCCCTGCTCGATGACTCCTCGTTCAGGGCGAAAAAGGGAAAAATAGCGAAGGCTCTCCTTCCTGGTTCCGCCTTTTCGCCGCTTTACCTTGTCGGCCTCGGAGAAAGGAAGGTTTTCGGGGAGGACAGTCTCCGGTCCAGTACCGCGGAGCTTGTCCGGAGAGCGAAAGGAGACGGAGTTTTCCGTATTTTCGCCCATCTTCCGGTTTCTCCGGACCGGAACGCAAGCTGTGCCGTGGCGGAGGGTGCGGAGCTCGGAAGCTACTCCTTCGAAAAATACAAAACCCGGAAAGATGAAGACAGGCTTCCCGAACCGGGAGAATTCGTCCTGTACGGCGGCGACGGGGAAGGACTCTCCCTGGGGAAAATGCTCGCCTGTGCCCAGAACATGGCCCGGGATCTCGCAAACGAGCCGGGGAACAGGTCCAACCCCCTGACGCTGGCGGAGTATGCCCTTGCTGAAGCAGCAGATTTCGGCCTCGAAGCGGAAGTCTGGGACGAAAAGAAAATCCTCGAAGAGAGAATGGAAGGGCTCTATTCCGTGGGAATGGGGTCGTCCACACCTCCGAGGCTGGTCCGCCTCTCCTGGAAGCCCGACGGCATACCCTTGCGGAAAGTGGTCTTCGTAGGGAAGGGCATCACTTTTGACAGCGGCGGGCTGAACCTCAAGCCCGGCGACTTCATCCGCTCCATGAAGAGTGACAAGTCAGGGGCATGCAATGTTTTCGCCCTCCTCCGGGCGGCTGCGAAGATGAAGCTGCCCGTGGAGGTTCACGGAATCGTGGCCCTCGCCGAGAACATGCCCGGCGGCAAGGCGTTCCGTCCCGACGACATTCTCCGGATGAGGAACGGAAAAACAGTGGAAATCGACAACACTGATGCCGAAGGACGGCTCGTCCTTGCAGATGCCCTGAGCTACGCCTCGGAGCTCGGCCCCGATGTCATCATCGACATGGCAACCCTCACAGGGGCCTGCGCTGTGGCCCTGGGAACGTCCATAGCCGGACTTTTTACACCGGACGACACTCTCGCCGCAAGCCTTCTGGAAGCCGGAAAGGCCAGGGGAGAGCGGCTGTGGCGGCTTCCTGACGATGACGAAAGGATTGCGGAATCCATGAAATCTCCCGTGGCGGACCTGGTGAATTCCGGAAGCAGGTACGGCGGAGCCATCTTCGCTGCACGGTTTCTTCGGGAGTTCGTCGGTGAGGGGATTTCCTGGGCTCATCTGGATATTGCGGGGGTGGACTTCAACAAGGACGAGTATTCGGTCTACGGCAAAGGGGCAACCGGTTTTGCCGTCAGGACATGCCTTCAGTTTCTTTTGTCCGTGCGGTAG
- the htpG gene encoding molecular chaperone HtpG yields MEQERFSFQAEAKQLLDLMIHSVYSNRDIFLRELISNASDALDKRRLELLAHPEYADSEGGAGLSAPSIRIARGEEGRTLFVSDNGVGMNREELTNYIGTIARSGTGEFLAAMKAARESAGAESLIGRFGVGFYSAFMVADRVDVVTRRLGEGKGWRFSSPGDGTYTLEETERNEPGTTVILHLKTPDKEKGERDYTDEWTLRDIVRKYSDFISYPIVMAVAKGREGGETAEDEVLNSGKAIWRRPEKDVTDGEYEEFYKHVASDWEPPLGRVVFSVEGGTEFRGILFFPSKAPFDLHYAPRNEGVSLYIRNVFIMNDCRDLVPSWLRFLRGVVDSEDLPLNISREILQEDPLVRIIRKSLVRRVLSALKKMLADDREKYVRLWKEFGPVIKEGLASFDGAEKENREAILEICLFPSSSSGDGFVSLHEYVDAMKEGQQGIYYITGRKLQVLRNSPLLERCREKGYDVLLLADPVDEVIAPVLPKFGDKEFRSMEREDALPPEEAGKDTVQPEGLASFLRGVLSETVKDVKISSRLTESPACLVTDEDGSSFNMERILRSMGREVPPLKRILEINPEHPVISKMERMLASGGAEEKVKEYAFLLHDQCVLAEGGQIADPARFAGRLSVLLSENMDAAGGSPSPSGEGK; encoded by the coding sequence ATGGAACAGGAACGGTTTTCTTTTCAGGCCGAGGCGAAGCAGCTCCTTGACCTTATGATCCATTCGGTGTATTCCAACAGGGATATTTTCCTTCGGGAGCTGATTTCGAATGCCTCGGACGCCCTCGACAAGCGCCGCCTCGAACTTCTTGCCCACCCGGAATATGCCGACAGCGAAGGGGGAGCGGGGCTCTCTGCTCCGTCGATCCGGATTGCCCGGGGAGAGGAAGGACGGACTCTCTTTGTCTCCGACAACGGTGTGGGGATGAACAGGGAGGAACTGACAAACTATATCGGGACCATCGCCAGGTCCGGAACCGGGGAATTCCTTGCGGCCATGAAGGCTGCCCGGGAGTCCGCAGGGGCCGAGAGCCTGATCGGCCGGTTCGGAGTGGGCTTTTACTCCGCCTTCATGGTGGCTGACCGGGTGGACGTGGTGACCCGCCGTCTCGGCGAAGGAAAAGGCTGGCGTTTCTCTTCCCCCGGAGACGGCACCTATACGCTGGAAGAGACTGAAAGGAACGAGCCCGGCACCACGGTGATCCTGCACCTTAAAACGCCGGACAAGGAGAAGGGCGAACGGGATTACACCGATGAGTGGACCCTTCGGGACATCGTGAGGAAGTACTCCGATTTTATCTCCTATCCCATCGTGATGGCCGTAGCGAAGGGGCGGGAGGGCGGCGAAACCGCGGAGGACGAGGTCCTCAATTCAGGAAAGGCCATCTGGCGCCGCCCGGAAAAAGACGTGACCGACGGCGAGTACGAGGAATTTTACAAGCACGTCGCCTCGGACTGGGAACCGCCCCTCGGCAGGGTGGTTTTCTCAGTGGAGGGAGGAACGGAATTCCGGGGGATTCTTTTTTTCCCGTCGAAAGCTCCCTTCGACCTTCACTATGCACCCCGGAACGAGGGCGTGAGCCTGTACATCCGCAACGTCTTCATCATGAACGACTGCCGGGATCTTGTCCCATCCTGGCTCCGTTTTCTGAGGGGCGTGGTGGACTCAGAGGACCTTCCGCTCAATATCTCCAGGGAAATTCTCCAGGAGGATCCCCTGGTAAGAATCATCAGGAAGAGCCTTGTCCGGCGGGTTCTTTCCGCACTGAAAAAAATGCTGGCCGACGACAGGGAAAAATACGTCCGCCTCTGGAAGGAATTCGGTCCGGTCATCAAGGAGGGGCTCGCTTCCTTCGACGGTGCCGAAAAAGAAAACAGGGAGGCCATCCTGGAAATCTGCCTCTTCCCGTCCTCTTCCTCAGGGGATGGTTTTGTTTCCCTTCATGAATACGTGGATGCCATGAAAGAGGGGCAGCAGGGGATTTACTACATCACGGGAAGGAAGCTCCAGGTTCTCAGAAATTCTCCGCTTCTTGAACGGTGCCGGGAGAAGGGGTATGACGTGCTCCTCCTCGCCGACCCTGTGGACGAGGTGATCGCTCCCGTCCTCCCGAAATTCGGAGACAAGGAATTCCGATCCATGGAACGGGAAGACGCCCTGCCTCCGGAGGAAGCAGGGAAAGACACCGTTCAGCCGGAAGGGCTTGCCTCGTTTTTGAGGGGGGTTCTCTCCGAAACGGTGAAAGATGTGAAAATCTCCTCCCGTCTCACGGAATCACCGGCGTGCCTTGTAACCGACGAAGACGGCTCCTCTTTCAATATGGAGCGCATACTCCGGTCCATGGGCAGGGAGGTCCCTCCCCTCAAGCGTATTCTCGAAATCAACCCGGAGCACCCGGTGATCTCGAAAATGGAGAGGATGCTTGCTTCCGGCGGAGCGGAAGAAAAAGTGAAGGAATATGCCTTCCTTCTCCATGACCAGTGCGTTCTCGCGGAGGGAGGACAGATCGCGGATCCCGCCCGTTTCGCCGGAAGGCTTTCCGTTCTTCTTTCCGAAAACATGGATGCCGCAGGAGGCAGCCCCTCTCCGTCCGGTGAAGGGAAATGA